One window of Ziziphus jujuba cultivar Dongzao chromosome 5, ASM3175591v1 genomic DNA carries:
- the LOC107429951 gene encoding uncharacterized protein LOC107429951, with protein MDRQPHDYGAASAMAFAQQQRPQQQQQQQQQQQQQQQQQPYGYPPPAPSQQQFHGPSPPFLPPHPPPHPSLQQQFPYHHHLQQQPQQVHNHPHPPHPPPPHLLHLQQQPQPPSSAYPPPHHLPHPPLVPSPFGFYDSAAPAPPPSAPPSDPELQKRIDKLVEYSAKNGPEFEAMIREKQQDNPDYGFLFGGEGHGYYRYKLWFSTRPPPGGGSFNPPPPPFAPPSLHMMRPPPNPMLSPSPLNAPPMMGGPQMHQPSYFYEQQHPQSFGVYGGRPDYEQSSKPFKGLSGPLPSDVAMELNNVLLSLNGTKESIKGAKFWFMQRSIFAPALAEALRDRVFAVDDSERQLHIIYLANDILFDSSHRRTGDELDNEAHAFKPVLGSMLGRIYHNPQIKEENQLKLQQILQLWASNSIYDQDTISALRNEMIGGISANSFSGPSKELSTASAEPATGLPMQTTNHSMSQWQPDRQGAISSLADQDRSDKHALPGQTLPPVASQQFLPGAVPPVTFPGAMAITSPVQLPNQQAATHLLPGQSANNIEKVPAYPLFPPGLIPGMVRKMQIGSGVPYSPMSPLDIPTVIPPSTVSQSEILERVSKFFKEIGEVNPSEGPIKSDAKGEDDDYEYERESPVRKGGACIPPPPNLQLDPETGTYADGSVDRKPGFGSSGRLGLGATANPNEVSQYDDVYSSYRKQRSTTYHSSMSARAAAR; from the exons ATGGATCGGCAACCACACGATTACGGAGCAGCATCAGCAATGGCGTTCGCTCAACAGCAGCgaccacaacaacaacaacaacaacaacagcaacaacaacaacaacagcagcagcaacCATATGGGTATCCGCCACCAGCACCATCACAGCAACAATTCCATGGTCCTTCACCACCATTCCTTCCTCCACATCCTCCTCCTCACCCATCTCTGCAACAGCAATTCCCTTACCACCACCATCTTCAGCAACAACCTCAGCAGGTTCACAATCATCCCCATCCTCCCCACCCTCCCCCTCCTCACCTCCTCCATCTCCAGCAGCAACCGCAACCACCCTCTTCCGCTTACCCTCCTCCCCACCACCTTCCTCATCCTCCTCTCGTCCCTTCTCCTTTTGGGTTCTATGACTCCGCTGCTCCTGCTCCTCCACCATCTGCCCCACCTTCCGATCCCGAGCTCCAAAAGCGCATTGACAAACTGGTTGAGTACTCGGCCAAGAATGGTCCCGAATTCGAAGCCATGATAAGGGAGAAACAGCAGGATAATCCTGATTACGGCTTCCTCTTTGGTGGTGAAGGCCATGGTTATTACAGATACAAGCTTTGGTTTTCTACCAGACCTCCTCCTGGTGGTGGGTCATTCAATCCTCCGCCGCCGCCTTTTGCTCCTCCATCATTGCACATGATGCGTCCTCCTCCTAATCCAATGCTGAGTCCTTCACCTTTGAATGCCCCCCCGATGATGGGTGGTCCCCAGATGCATCAGCCTTCTTATTTTTATGAGCAGCAGCATCCTCAGTCCTTTGGGGTTTATGGTGGTCGACCGGATTATGAGCAGTCTTCCAAGCCTTTCAAAGGGCTTTCCGGACCACTTCCTTCTGATGTTGCAATGGAGCTTAATAATGTGCTTCTCAGTCTCAATGGTACTAAAGAGTCTATTAAGGGTGCCAAGTTTTGGTTCATGCAGAGGTCTATATTTGCTCCGGCTTTGGCTGAGGCTCTTAGAGACAGGGTCTTTGCTGTTGATGATTCGGAGAGGCAACTGCATATAATATACCTTGCCAATGATATTCTTTTCGACAG CTCACACCGGAGGACTGGTGATGAACTTGATAATGAAGCCCATGCATTCAAACCTGTCTTAGGTTCTATGCTTGGAAGGATTTATCACAACCCTCAAATCAAGGAAGAAAATCAATTAAAGTTGCAGCAAATTTTGCAGTTATGGGCTTCCAATAGCATTTATGATCAGGATACTATCAGTGCACTTAGGAATGAGATGATTGGTGGAATTTCAGCAAATTCATTTTCAGGGCCTTCAAAAGAATTGTCCACTGCTTCAGCCGAACCAGCTACAG GATTACCAATGCAGACAACAAATCATAGCATGTCGCAATGGCAGCCTGATAGGCAAGGTGCTATTTCAAGTTTGGCAGATCAAGACCGTTCAGATAAACATGCACTGCCTGGTCAAACCTTGCCACCTGTTGCATCCCAGCAATTTCTTCCTGGTGCAGTCCCTCCTGTCACTTTTCCAGGAGCAATGGCCATTACATCTCCTGTTCAACTGCCAAATCAACAAGCTGCAACCCATTTATTGCCTGGTCAATCTGCTAACAATATTGAAAAAGTGCCCGCATACCCTTTGTTCCCACCTGGTCTTATCCCTGGAATGGTAAGAAAGATGCAGATTGGCAGTGGGGTACCATATTCTCCCATGAGCCCTTTGGACATCCCAACTGTTATTCCACCATCCACTGTCTCCCAATCAGAGATTCTTGAGAGAGTGTCAAAGTTCTTTAAAGAGATTGGAGAGGTTAACCCCTCTGAAGGACCCATTAAATCTGATGCCAAAGGTGAAGATGACGATTATGAATACGAAAGAGAATCTCCAGTACGCAAGGGGGGGGCTTGCATCCCTCCACCTCCAAACCTGCAGTTGGACCCTGAGACGGGGACTTATGCTGATGGAAGTGTAGATCGTAAACCAGGATTTGGCAGCTCAGGAAGGTTGGGACTTGGGGCAACTGCTAATCCAAATGAGGTGAGCCAATACGATGATGTTTATTCTTCTTATAGGAAACAGAGAAGCACCACATACCATTCATCCATGAGTGCAAGAGCTGCGGCGAGGTGA